Proteins encoded within one genomic window of Streptomyces taklimakanensis:
- a CDS encoding ABC transporter substrate-binding protein encodes MNRKTLVLPAVVGLLAPLLAACGDGDGGGNGGTIVVGTTDRIAATAEAPAPLDPAAVYDVSTWNVFRNTFQTLLRMPRAGNQPEAEAAEECGFTDKRSARYRCTLREGLTFSNGHDLTAEDVVFSVERMTGIDDPAGPASLLDNLDRVEAPSEREVVFHLKKPDATFPYKLATPAAAIVDSEVYPADDLLEGYELTGSGPYVLESFDADSGKVVLARNQKYRGGLEPANGRVELRFFEDSGDLEKALLDGRVDVVNRTLSPEQIGRLESDRDDGVEVAEMSGQEIRYLVFATEDETVGDTAVRRAIAQVVDRGELVRDVYDRTAEPLYSIVPSGLTGHHNSFFNTYGEPDAKAARAILERAGVHTPVDIKLTYTVDHYGPATEEEFETLARQLNETGLFKATVEGVPWKTYLPTARKQQYEIYGMGWFPDFPDPDNFVAPFFGEDNFLGSPYENDEIREQLIPRTRVKDQRDTAVEDFVRAQDIVAKEVPLLPLWQGKQYVAAREDITGVEWALNSASVLQLWELGRGVQA; translated from the coding sequence ATGAACCGTAAGACGCTGGTACTGCCCGCCGTGGTGGGCCTGCTCGCTCCCCTCCTTGCCGCCTGCGGCGACGGAGACGGCGGAGGGAACGGTGGAACGATCGTTGTCGGTACCACCGACCGCATCGCGGCCACGGCGGAGGCACCCGCTCCGTTGGATCCCGCGGCGGTCTACGACGTCAGTACCTGGAACGTCTTCCGCAACACCTTCCAGACCCTGCTGAGGATGCCCCGCGCGGGCAACCAGCCGGAGGCGGAGGCCGCCGAGGAGTGCGGCTTCACCGACAAGCGCAGCGCGCGGTACCGCTGCACCCTTAGGGAGGGCCTGACGTTCTCCAACGGTCACGACCTGACCGCCGAGGACGTGGTGTTCTCCGTCGAGCGGATGACCGGCATCGACGACCCGGCCGGACCGGCGTCGCTGCTGGACAACCTCGACCGCGTCGAGGCCCCCTCCGAGCGGGAGGTGGTCTTCCACCTCAAGAAGCCCGACGCCACCTTCCCCTACAAGCTCGCCACCCCGGCCGCGGCGATCGTCGACAGCGAGGTCTACCCGGCCGACGACCTCCTGGAGGGCTACGAGCTCACCGGATCGGGCCCGTACGTGCTGGAGTCCTTCGACGCCGACAGCGGCAAGGTGGTGTTGGCCCGCAACCAGAAGTACCGCGGCGGGCTGGAACCGGCGAACGGCCGGGTCGAGCTGCGCTTCTTCGAGGACTCCGGGGACCTGGAGAAGGCCCTGCTCGACGGCCGCGTCGACGTGGTGAACCGCACCCTGTCACCCGAACAGATCGGCCGGCTGGAGAGCGACCGCGACGACGGCGTCGAGGTCGCCGAGATGTCCGGACAGGAGATCCGCTACCTCGTCTTCGCCACCGAGGACGAGACCGTCGGCGACACCGCCGTGCGTCGCGCCATCGCCCAGGTCGTGGACCGCGGCGAGCTGGTGCGCGACGTGTACGACCGCACCGCCGAGCCGCTGTACTCCATCGTGCCCAGCGGCCTGACCGGGCACCACAACTCCTTCTTCAACACCTACGGCGAGCCGGACGCGAAGGCCGCGCGCGCCATCCTGGAACGCGCCGGCGTCCACACCCCGGTCGACATCAAGCTCACCTACACCGTCGACCACTACGGCCCGGCCACCGAGGAGGAGTTCGAGACGCTGGCCCGGCAGCTCAACGAGACGGGGCTGTTCAAGGCGACCGTCGAGGGCGTGCCGTGGAAGACGTACCTGCCCACCGCCAGGAAGCAGCAGTACGAGATCTACGGCATGGGCTGGTTCCCCGACTTCCCCGACCCGGACAACTTCGTCGCGCCCTTCTTCGGCGAGGACAACTTCCTGGGGTCCCCGTACGAGAACGACGAGATCCGCGAGCAGCTCATCCCGCGGACCCGGGTGAAGGACCAGCGCGACACCGCGGTCGAGGACTTCGTCCGCGCCCAGGACATCGTCGCCAAGGAGGTTCCCCTGCTGCCGCTGTGGCAGGGCAAGCAGTACGTCGCGGCCCGTGAGGACATCACGGGCGTGGAATGGGCGCTCAACTCCGCCTCGGTCCTCCAACTGTGGGAACTGGGACGCGGCGTGCAGGCGTGA
- a CDS encoding response regulator, with the protein MAIRVLLVDDQPLLRTGFRMILEAEGDIAVVGEAGDGLQALEQVRALQPDVVLMDIRMPRMDGVEATRQITGPAKDGPARVLVLTTFDLDEYVVEALRAGASGFLLKDAPAGELVQAIRVVAAGDAMLAPSVTRRLLDKYAGKLPTGEEQVPDTLGTLTEREVEVLKLVARGLSNAEIAADLFVSETTVKTHVGHVLTKLGLRDRVQAAVYAYESGLVRPGSRP; encoded by the coding sequence GTGGCAATTCGCGTCCTGCTGGTGGACGACCAGCCGCTGCTGCGCACCGGCTTCCGGATGATCCTGGAGGCCGAGGGAGACATCGCCGTGGTGGGCGAGGCCGGGGACGGCCTCCAGGCGTTGGAGCAGGTGCGGGCGCTCCAGCCGGACGTGGTGCTGATGGACATCCGCATGCCGCGGATGGACGGCGTGGAGGCGACCCGGCAGATCACCGGCCCGGCCAAGGACGGCCCCGCCAGGGTGCTGGTGCTCACCACGTTCGACCTGGACGAGTACGTGGTGGAGGCGCTGCGCGCGGGCGCCTCCGGGTTCCTCCTCAAGGACGCCCCGGCCGGTGAGCTGGTACAGGCGATCCGGGTGGTGGCCGCCGGCGACGCGATGCTGGCGCCCAGTGTCACCCGCCGGCTGCTGGACAAGTACGCCGGGAAGCTGCCCACGGGCGAGGAACAGGTGCCCGACACCCTGGGCACGCTGACCGAGCGCGAGGTGGAGGTCCTCAAGCTGGTGGCGCGCGGCCTGTCGAACGCCGAGATCGCCGCCGACCTGTTCGTCAGCGAGACGACGGTGAAGACCCACGTCGGGCACGTGTTGACCAAGCTGGGCCTGCGCGACCGGGTACAGGCCGCGGTGTACGCCTACGAGAGCGGGCTGGTCCGCCCCGGCTCCCGGCCGTAG
- a CDS encoding site-2 protease family protein, whose amino-acid sequence MADTDNSGRPEPGSGPSANGRPKRPRESGGGILMGRPFGVPVYVAPSWFVVAALITWVFGGQLERVLPELGGARYLVSLFFAVAFYASVLVHELAHTVAALRFKLPVRRIQLQFFGGVSEIEKETESPGREFVLAFVGPLFSLVLSGLFYLALFAVESGTVPAVLLAGLMVSNLIVAAFNLLPGLPLDGGRMLRAVIWKLSGRAMTGTVAAAWTGRALAVAVLVGMPLLSYAGGYTEEGFGSSDSLIDALLAAILAAIIWTGAGNSLRMARLRERLPELSARALARRAVPVTSDTPLSEGLRRANVAGARALVVVDGQGDPIAIVRESAIAGVPGHRRPWVAVSTLAQDITEGMRVWAELAGEELLDHLRATPASEYLVVEGNGDVYGVLSAGDVERAFVAAMAKPTAP is encoded by the coding sequence GTGGCGGACACGGACAACAGCGGACGGCCGGAGCCCGGTTCCGGCCCATCGGCGAACGGCAGGCCGAAGCGTCCGCGCGAGAGCGGCGGCGGCATCCTCATGGGCCGCCCCTTCGGCGTGCCCGTCTACGTCGCGCCGAGCTGGTTCGTCGTCGCCGCGCTGATCACCTGGGTCTTCGGCGGGCAGCTGGAGCGCGTCCTGCCCGAGCTGGGCGGCGCCCGCTACCTGGTGTCACTGTTCTTCGCGGTCGCCTTCTACGCCTCCGTCCTGGTCCACGAGCTGGCCCACACCGTGGCGGCCCTGCGCTTCAAGCTCCCGGTGCGCCGCATCCAGCTGCAGTTCTTCGGCGGGGTGTCGGAGATCGAGAAGGAGACCGAGAGCCCGGGCCGGGAGTTCGTCCTGGCCTTCGTCGGACCGCTGTTCTCCCTGGTGCTGTCGGGGCTGTTCTACCTCGCCCTGTTCGCCGTGGAGTCCGGCACGGTGCCGGCGGTGCTGCTGGCCGGGCTGATGGTCTCCAACCTGATCGTCGCCGCGTTCAACCTGCTGCCCGGTCTGCCGCTGGACGGCGGACGGATGCTGCGCGCGGTGATCTGGAAACTCAGCGGCAGGGCCATGACCGGCACCGTCGCCGCGGCCTGGACGGGGCGGGCGCTGGCCGTCGCCGTCCTGGTCGGGATGCCGCTGCTCAGCTACGCCGGCGGGTACACCGAGGAGGGCTTCGGCAGCAGCGACTCCCTCATCGACGCCCTGCTGGCCGCGATCCTCGCCGCGATCATCTGGACGGGGGCCGGCAACAGCCTGCGGATGGCCCGGCTGCGCGAGCGCCTGCCGGAGCTGAGCGCCCGCGCCCTGGCCCGCCGCGCCGTGCCCGTCACCTCGGACACGCCCCTGTCGGAGGGGCTGCGCCGCGCCAACGTGGCCGGGGCCCGTGCCCTGGTGGTCGTGGACGGCCAGGGCGATCCGATCGCCATCGTCCGCGAGTCCGCCATCGCCGGCGTGCCCGGGCACCGTCGCCCCTGGGTGGCGGTGAGCACCCTCGCCCAGGACATCACCGAGGGCATGCGGGTGTGGGCCGAGCTGGCCGGCGAGGAACTGCTGGACCACCTGCGGGCCACCCCCGCCAGCGAGTACCTGGTGGTCGAGGGGAACGGCGACGTCTACGGGGTGCTCTCGGCCGGTGACGTCGAGCGGGCCTTCGTGGCCGCCATGGCCAAGCCCACCGCGCCCTGA
- the arc gene encoding proteasome ATPase, with product MAAHDDDINRGIRPERGSDDPAGQVAHLEQEIAVLRRKLADSPRHTRILEERIVELQTNLAGVSAQNERLANTLREARDQIVALKEEVDRLAQPPAGFGVFLQANEDGTADIFTGGRKLRVNVSPSVDLGELKRGQEVMLNEALNVVEAMKFERAGDIVTLKEVLEDGERALVIGHTDEERVVRLAEPLMDATLRAGDALLLEPRSGYVYEVVPKSEVEELVLEEVPDIDYEKIGGLGGQIELIRDAVELPYLYPDLFKEHELRPPKGVLLYGPPGCGKTLIAKAVANSLAKKVAEVTGQPQGKSYFLNIKGPELLNKYVGETERHIRLVFQRAREKASEGTPVIVFFDEMDSLFRTRGSGVSSDVENTIVPQLLSEIDGVEGLENVIVIGASNREDMIDPAILRPGRLDVKIKIERPDAEAAKDIFSKYLTPNLPLHADDLAEHNNDPEATVDGMIQSVVEQMYAESEENRFLEVTYANGDKEVLYFKDFNSGAMIQNIVDRAKKMAIKAYLDHNQKGLRVSHLLAACVDEFKENEDLPNTTNPDDWARISGKKGERIVFIRTLVTGKQGADTGRSIDTVANTGQYL from the coding sequence GTGGCAGCCCACGACGACGACATCAACCGCGGTATCCGGCCCGAACGGGGTTCCGACGACCCGGCAGGCCAGGTTGCCCATCTCGAGCAGGAGATCGCCGTCCTGCGCCGCAAGCTCGCCGACTCTCCGCGGCACACTCGGATTCTCGAGGAGCGGATCGTCGAGCTGCAGACGAACCTGGCCGGCGTGTCCGCGCAGAACGAGCGGCTCGCCAACACCCTCCGTGAGGCTCGCGACCAGATCGTGGCCCTCAAGGAGGAGGTCGACCGGTTGGCCCAGCCACCGGCCGGTTTCGGGGTCTTCCTGCAGGCGAACGAGGACGGTACGGCCGACATCTTCACCGGTGGGCGCAAGCTCCGGGTGAACGTCAGCCCCAGCGTCGACCTCGGCGAGCTCAAGCGTGGCCAGGAGGTCATGCTCAACGAGGCGCTGAACGTGGTCGAGGCGATGAAGTTCGAACGGGCCGGGGACATCGTCACCCTCAAGGAGGTCCTGGAGGACGGCGAGCGGGCCCTGGTGATAGGGCACACCGACGAGGAACGCGTGGTGAGGCTCGCCGAGCCGCTCATGGACGCCACGCTCCGGGCCGGTGACGCGCTGTTGCTGGAACCGCGCTCCGGGTACGTCTACGAGGTCGTTCCCAAGAGCGAGGTCGAGGAGCTCGTCCTCGAAGAGGTCCCGGACATCGACTACGAGAAGATCGGTGGTCTGGGTGGGCAGATCGAGCTGATCCGTGACGCGGTGGAGCTGCCCTACCTCTACCCGGACCTGTTCAAGGAGCACGAACTCCGGCCTCCCAAGGGCGTGCTGCTGTACGGCCCGCCCGGCTGCGGCAAGACGCTGATCGCCAAGGCCGTCGCCAACTCCCTCGCCAAGAAGGTCGCCGAGGTGACCGGGCAGCCCCAGGGGAAGAGCTACTTCCTCAACATCAAGGGCCCCGAGCTGCTCAACAAGTACGTCGGCGAGACGGAGCGGCACATCCGGCTGGTCTTCCAGCGGGCCAGGGAGAAGGCGAGCGAGGGCACGCCCGTCATCGTCTTCTTCGACGAGATGGACTCCCTCTTCCGGACTCGCGGCTCCGGTGTCAGCTCGGACGTGGAGAACACCATCGTCCCGCAGCTGCTGTCGGAGATCGACGGTGTGGAGGGCCTGGAGAACGTCATCGTCATCGGCGCCTCCAACCGCGAGGACATGATCGACCCGGCGATCCTGCGCCCGGGCCGACTGGACGTGAAGATCAAGATCGAGCGTCCGGACGCCGAGGCCGCCAAGGACATCTTCTCGAAGTACCTGACCCCGAACCTCCCGCTGCACGCGGACGACCTCGCGGAGCACAACAACGACCCCGAGGCCACCGTCGACGGGATGATCCAGTCGGTCGTCGAGCAGATGTACGCCGAATCCGAGGAGAACCGCTTCCTGGAGGTCACCTACGCCAACGGTGACAAGGAGGTCCTGTACTTCAAGGACTTCAACTCCGGAGCGATGATCCAGAACATCGTCGACCGGGCCAAGAAGATGGCGATCAAGGCCTACCTGGACCACAACCAGAAGGGTCTGCGGGTCTCCCACCTGCTCGCCGCCTGTGTGGACGAGTTCAAGGAGAACGAGGACCTGCCCAACACCACCAACCCCGACGACTGGGCCCGCATCTCCGGCAAGAAGGGCGAGCGGATCGTCTTCATCCGCACCCTGGTCACCGGAAAGCAGGGCGCGGACACCGGACGCTCCATCGACACGGTGGCCAACACCGGCCAGTACCTGTAG
- a CDS encoding ferredoxin, which produces MGAQHEQLSELEVWIDQDLCTGDGICAQYAPDVFELDIDGLAYVKPPAPAGEEADLLTEPGAAAPVPLPLLNDVVDSARECPGECIHVRRASDGVEVHGPDAAA; this is translated from the coding sequence ATGGGCGCGCAGCACGAGCAGCTCTCGGAACTGGAAGTCTGGATCGACCAGGACCTGTGCACCGGAGACGGCATCTGCGCGCAGTACGCGCCCGACGTCTTCGAGCTGGACATCGACGGGCTGGCCTACGTCAAGCCCCCGGCCCCCGCGGGCGAGGAGGCGGACCTGCTGACCGAGCCCGGAGCGGCCGCGCCCGTCCCGCTGCCGCTGCTGAACGACGTGGTGGACTCCGCCCGGGAGTGCCCAGGCGAGTGCATCCACGTGCGGCGCGCCTCGGACGGCGTCGAGGTGCACGGCCCCGACGCCGCCGCGTGA
- a CDS encoding RecB family exonuclease has product MVSHPATGTASSQASPPNSLSPSRAADFMQCPLLYRFRVIDKLPEKPTPAATRGTVVHAVLERLFDSPARERSVPRARAMVVREWERLLARRPELAELFTAGDEGDGGAADDAELAHWLAEAEELVERWFSLEDPTRLEPAERELFVEARLESGLRLRGIIDRVDVAPTGEVRIVDYKTGKAPRPEYAAGALFQMKFYALVLWRLRGTVPRRLQLVYLGSGDVLTYDPDEDDLRGVERKLLALWDAIRRATETGEWRPRRGPLCGWCAHQALCPEFGGTPPPYPLMIQPRLPLGAPEDAPGGGPGAGAGEDGGAAGPEASRTRSPEPAGREWDGPGPTPR; this is encoded by the coding sequence ATGGTCTCCCATCCGGCAACCGGCACGGCGTCCTCGCAGGCCTCGCCGCCCAACTCCCTGTCGCCCTCGCGGGCCGCGGACTTCATGCAGTGTCCGCTGCTGTACCGCTTCCGGGTGATCGACAAGCTGCCCGAGAAACCGACCCCGGCGGCCACCCGGGGAACGGTGGTGCACGCGGTCCTGGAGCGGCTCTTCGACTCCCCGGCCCGCGAACGCAGTGTGCCGCGGGCCCGCGCGATGGTGGTGCGGGAGTGGGAGCGGCTGCTGGCCCGGCGCCCGGAGCTGGCGGAGCTGTTCACCGCCGGCGACGAGGGGGACGGGGGCGCGGCGGACGACGCCGAGCTCGCCCACTGGCTGGCGGAGGCCGAGGAGCTGGTCGAGCGGTGGTTCTCCCTGGAGGACCCGACGAGGCTGGAGCCCGCCGAGCGCGAGCTGTTCGTGGAGGCGAGGCTGGAGTCGGGGCTGCGGCTGCGCGGGATCATCGACCGGGTGGACGTGGCGCCCACCGGCGAGGTGCGGATCGTCGACTACAAGACGGGCAAGGCCCCCCGTCCGGAGTACGCGGCCGGGGCGCTGTTCCAGATGAAGTTCTACGCTCTGGTCCTGTGGCGGCTGCGCGGCACCGTCCCGCGCCGGCTGCAGCTGGTCTACCTGGGCAGCGGCGACGTGCTGACCTACGACCCCGACGAGGACGACCTGCGCGGCGTGGAGCGCAAGCTGCTGGCCCTGTGGGACGCGATCCGGCGGGCGACCGAGACGGGCGAGTGGCGGCCGAGGCGGGGACCGCTGTGCGGCTGGTGCGCCCACCAGGCGCTCTGCCCCGAGTTCGGGGGCACTCCCCCGCCGTATCCGCTGATGATCCAGCCGCGCCTGCCACTGGGCGCCCCCGAGGACGCTCCGGGCGGCGGGCCGGGCGCGGGAGCGGGCGAGGACGGTGGCGCGGCCGGCCCGGAAGCCTCCCGGACGCGGAGCCCGGAGCCCGCTGGGCGAGAATGGGACGGCCCAGGCCCCACGCCCCGTTAG
- a CDS encoding ABC transporter substrate-binding protein, which yields MRKRARWGALPVGVGLTAALLTGCGEEKGAGAGEGERIVMGMTDEVLAVDPASGYDPGSWLVFNNVFQSLLSFPKDGTTPQPEAAEECEFTDSRSRVFRCTLQEGLKFTNGNPLTSQDVKFSFERTLRINDPDGPAVMLSSIERIDTPDERTVVFHLDRPDATFPQKIASGAGSIVDHRAYPADELRTDGEAVGSGVYRLDSYGEEEAVFSVNPDYKGPAEVDNSGMTMKFFHGDQAALKKALQNGEVDLAYRGLAMDDIADLEAAGGENGIEVVQGTGAEVHHLVFNMDHPVAGKKGVRQAFAYLLDRSALVRDVYRRTAEPLYSIVPAGITGHNTAFFDTYGERPQPEKAKAALRAEGITEKVRLTLWGTPVRYGPAKIRELEEIAQQLNASGLFEVDVKSVELDQYEKDIDAGEYGVYVKGWVPDYPDADNFTAPFFGEDNVLRNGYDAGRITSELLPRTASASDRAATVEDFGTVQDIVARDVPVLPVWQGKQYAVAHEDVSGLEWTLDASTVFRFWEIGKGAGD from the coding sequence GTGAGGAAAAGGGCTCGTTGGGGGGCGCTTCCGGTCGGTGTGGGCCTGACGGCCGCGCTGCTGACCGGATGCGGTGAGGAGAAGGGCGCGGGCGCCGGCGAGGGCGAGCGGATCGTGATGGGCATGACCGACGAGGTCCTGGCCGTCGATCCCGCGTCCGGGTACGACCCCGGCTCCTGGCTGGTCTTCAACAACGTCTTCCAGTCGCTGCTCAGCTTCCCCAAGGACGGGACCACGCCGCAGCCCGAGGCCGCCGAGGAGTGCGAGTTCACCGACTCCAGGAGCCGGGTCTTCCGCTGCACCCTCCAGGAGGGGCTGAAGTTCACCAACGGCAACCCGCTCACCTCGCAGGACGTGAAGTTCTCCTTCGAGCGGACCCTGCGCATCAACGACCCCGACGGGCCGGCCGTGATGCTCTCCAGCATCGAGAGGATCGACACCCCCGACGAGCGGACCGTGGTCTTCCACCTCGACCGGCCCGACGCCACCTTCCCGCAGAAGATCGCCTCCGGCGCCGGCTCGATCGTCGATCACCGCGCCTACCCGGCCGACGAGCTGCGCACCGACGGCGAGGCCGTCGGTTCGGGCGTCTACCGGCTGGACTCCTACGGCGAGGAGGAGGCCGTCTTCTCCGTCAACCCGGACTACAAGGGGCCCGCCGAGGTCGACAACTCCGGGATGACCATGAAGTTCTTCCACGGGGACCAGGCGGCGCTGAAGAAGGCCCTGCAGAACGGCGAGGTCGACCTCGCCTACCGCGGTCTGGCCATGGACGACATCGCCGACCTGGAGGCGGCCGGCGGCGAGAACGGCATCGAGGTCGTCCAGGGCACCGGAGCCGAGGTGCACCACCTGGTGTTCAACATGGACCACCCGGTCGCCGGGAAGAAGGGCGTCCGCCAGGCCTTCGCCTACCTGCTGGACCGCTCCGCGCTGGTCCGCGACGTCTACCGGCGCACCGCCGAGCCGCTGTACTCCATCGTCCCCGCCGGAATCACCGGCCACAACACGGCCTTCTTCGACACCTACGGCGAGCGTCCGCAGCCGGAGAAGGCCAAGGCCGCCCTGCGGGCCGAGGGCATCACCGAGAAGGTGAGGCTGACCCTGTGGGGCACCCCGGTGCGCTACGGCCCCGCCAAGATCCGGGAGCTGGAGGAGATCGCCCAGCAGCTCAACGCCAGCGGTCTGTTCGAGGTCGACGTCAAGAGCGTGGAGCTGGACCAGTACGAGAAGGACATCGACGCGGGCGAGTACGGGGTGTACGTCAAGGGCTGGGTGCCCGACTACCCCGACGCCGACAACTTCACCGCGCCCTTCTTCGGCGAGGACAACGTGCTGCGCAACGGCTACGACGCCGGTCGGATCACCTCCGAGCTCCTGCCGCGCACCGCCTCGGCGAGCGACCGCGCCGCCACCGTCGAGGACTTCGGCACCGTCCAGGACATCGTCGCCCGTGATGTGCCGGTCCTGCCCGTCTGGCAGGGCAAGCAGTACGCCGTGGCGCACGAGGACGTCTCCGGCCTGGAGTGGACGCTGGACGCCTCGACCGTCTTCCGCTTCTGGGAGATCGGCAAGGGCGCCGGGGACTGA
- a CDS encoding tRNA (adenine-N1)-methyltransferase, with protein sequence MSEPTGAARRRGPFQVGDQVQLTDPKGRHYTFTLEAGKSFHTHKGAFPHDELIGAPEGTVVRTTGNVAYLALRPLLPDYVLSMPRGAAVVYPKDAGQILAMADIFPGARVVEAGVGSGSLSTFLLRAVGDQGMLHSYERRADFADIARQNVERYFGGPHPAWRLTVGDLQDNLSDTDVDRVILDMLAPWECLEAVSKALVPGGILCAYVATTTQLARTVESIREHGTFNEPTAWETMVRTWHVEGLAVRPDHRMIGHTGFLLTARRLADGVEPPMRRRRPAKGAYGEDYTGPGGGSGRG encoded by the coding sequence ATGTCCGAACCGACCGGTGCCGCCCGCCGTCGCGGGCCCTTCCAGGTCGGGGACCAGGTCCAGCTCACCGATCCCAAGGGACGCCACTACACCTTCACGCTCGAGGCGGGCAAGAGCTTCCACACCCACAAGGGAGCCTTCCCCCACGACGAGCTGATCGGTGCTCCCGAGGGCACGGTCGTCCGTACCACGGGAAACGTCGCCTACCTCGCGCTGCGTCCCCTGCTCCCCGACTACGTCCTGTCCATGCCGCGCGGCGCGGCCGTCGTCTACCCCAAGGACGCGGGGCAGATCCTCGCGATGGCCGACATCTTCCCCGGCGCGCGCGTCGTCGAGGCGGGTGTCGGCTCCGGCTCGCTGAGCACGTTCCTGCTGCGGGCCGTCGGCGACCAGGGAATGCTGCACTCCTACGAGCGCCGCGCCGACTTCGCCGACATCGCCCGGCAGAACGTCGAGCGGTACTTCGGCGGACCGCACCCCGCCTGGCGGCTGACCGTCGGCGACCTCCAGGACAACCTGTCCGACACCGATGTCGACCGGGTCATCCTGGACATGCTCGCCCCCTGGGAGTGTCTGGAGGCCGTCTCCAAGGCCCTCGTGCCCGGCGGCATCCTGTGCGCCTACGTCGCCACCACCACCCAGCTCGCCCGCACCGTGGAGTCCATCCGCGAGCACGGCACCTTCAACGAGCCGACGGCCTGGGAGACCATGGTCCGCACCTGGCACGTCGAGGGCCTGGCCGTCCGCCCCGACCACCGCATGATCGGGCACACCGGCTTCCTGCTCACCGCCCGTCGTCTCGCCGACGGCGTCGAGCCCCCGATGCGTCGCCGCCGCCCGGCGAAGGGCGCCTACGGGGAGGACTACACCGGTCCCGGAGGCGGCTCGGGCCGCGGCTGA
- a CDS encoding HAD family hydrolase — MPALGRRTAERTAVRGVRAPAGALQAVLLDMDGTLVDTEGVWWETEVEVFAELGHELAEEHREVVVGGPMSRSATYLIQATGADISLAELTVLLNSRFIERVGRGVELMPGARRLLTELAAHGVPAALVSASHREVIDRVLVSLGAEHFALSVAGDEVERTKPHPDPYVVAASRLGADPARCVVVEDTVTGVASAEAAGCPVVAVPSVAPIESAAGRTVVPSLEEVDLAFLRSLVTVAH; from the coding sequence GTGCCGGCCCTCGGCAGACGGACGGCGGAGCGTACGGCGGTCCGCGGGGTTCGGGCTCCGGCCGGTGCGCTCCAGGCGGTGTTGTTGGACATGGACGGCACTTTGGTGGACACCGAGGGAGTCTGGTGGGAGACCGAGGTCGAGGTGTTCGCCGAGTTGGGGCACGAGTTGGCCGAGGAGCACCGGGAGGTGGTGGTCGGTGGGCCGATGTCCCGCAGTGCGACGTATCTGATTCAGGCCACCGGGGCGGACATCTCCCTGGCGGAGTTGACGGTTCTGCTCAACTCCCGGTTCATCGAGCGTGTCGGACGGGGTGTGGAGCTGATGCCCGGTGCCCGGCGGCTGTTGACGGAGCTGGCCGCGCACGGGGTGCCGGCGGCGTTGGTGTCGGCCTCGCACCGGGAGGTGATCGACCGGGTGTTGGTGTCGTTGGGGGCGGAGCACTTCGCCCTGTCGGTGGCCGGTGACGAGGTGGAGCGGACCAAGCCCCACCCGGATCCCTATGTGGTGGCCGCGTCCCGGTTGGGGGCGGATCCGGCGCGTTGCGTGGTGGTGGAGGACACGGTCACGGGGGTGGCCTCGGCGGAGGCGGCGGGATGCCCGGTGGTGGCGGTGCCGTCGGTGGCGCCGATCGAGTCGGCCGCGGGGCGCACGGTGGTGCCGTCCCTGGAGGAGGTCGACCTGGCTTTTCTGCGCTCGTTGGTGACGGTCGCGCACTGA